From Eleftheria terrae, the proteins below share one genomic window:
- a CDS encoding helix-turn-helix domain-containing protein: MLNHGSYHVRDCASITKVMQLAGVITHVNTIADRLKEARERKGWSQQKLADVARVSQSTIGNIEAGLRRVPRELLAIAEALDVSPRWLKDGTPEEPTPATMEPAPLPMYRLRNVRPVWVVGQTQGGLPERIWTDGDYPVGATDEYAEVATTDPNAFIVRITGDSMIPRYMPREFALVEPNVAPELEDDVLVRLASGETMLKRLLGRRGGIRLGSYNAPEIYSFHESEVSWLYYVAHPIPARKIRHYVALPEYTGPDRRVVDAPVAQDRRSTGRVFQYEGGHEGELMPAPPGYTRAKGGTP; encoded by the coding sequence ATGCTCAATCACGGAAGTTACCATGTTCGTGATTGTGCATCTATCACCAAAGTGATGCAACTTGCTGGCGTAATCACGCATGTGAATACGATTGCTGACCGCCTCAAAGAGGCACGAGAACGCAAAGGCTGGAGCCAGCAGAAGCTGGCCGATGTCGCGCGAGTCTCGCAATCGACCATTGGCAACATCGAAGCGGGACTGCGTAGGGTCCCGCGCGAGCTGTTGGCGATCGCGGAGGCGCTCGATGTATCGCCGCGCTGGCTCAAGGACGGAACGCCCGAAGAGCCTACGCCGGCGACGATGGAGCCCGCCCCCCTCCCGATGTACCGGCTTCGCAACGTCCGGCCCGTATGGGTCGTTGGACAGACGCAGGGAGGTCTGCCGGAACGCATATGGACTGATGGCGACTACCCTGTGGGAGCGACCGATGAATACGCCGAAGTAGCGACTACCGACCCAAATGCTTTCATCGTCCGCATCACGGGCGACAGCATGATTCCTCGTTATATGCCGCGCGAGTTCGCCCTTGTGGAACCAAACGTGGCACCTGAGCTGGAAGACGACGTGCTGGTGCGCCTTGCCAGCGGCGAAACGATGCTGAAGCGCTTGCTAGGACGACGCGGCGGCATCCGTCTGGGAAGCTACAACGCGCCGGAAATCTACAGTTTCCACGAGTCGGAAGTAAGCTGGCTGTACTACGTAGCTCATCCGATTCCCGCAAGGAAGATCAGGCACTACGTGGCCCTGCCGGAGTACACCGGGCCGGATCGCCGCGTAGTAGATGCTCCCGTGGCACAGGACAGGCGCAGCACCGGCAGAGTTTTCCAGTACGAAGGCGGCCACGAGGGTGAGCTGATGCCGGCCCCGCCAGGCTATACCCGTGCGAAAGGCGGGACCCCATGA
- a CDS encoding transcriptional regulator, with product MASTALERAITVCGGSTALASAIGVAPSLPSMWKLRRKVPAEHCPAIEQLTRTKGGAVLCEELRPDVPWSVLRRHGQSSE from the coding sequence ATGGCTTCTACTGCCCTTGAGCGAGCTATTACTGTGTGCGGCGGCTCTACCGCCCTTGCTTCAGCCATTGGTGTCGCGCCGAGTCTGCCGAGCATGTGGAAGCTCAGGCGCAAGGTGCCGGCCGAGCACTGCCCCGCAATCGAGCAGCTCACCCGAACCAAGGGCGGCGCCGTTCTGTGCGAAGAACTGCGCCCGGATGTCCCTTGGTCGGTCCTGCGCCGCCATGGCCAAAGCAGCGAGTGA
- a CDS encoding phage regulatory CII family protein, protein MAKAASERAEVMVGTLSAGLQAANGDMGESAATITQDVLDAAYDMGHSFPGGVPALAQRMGVSANTLNHKLNPSNDTHHLTVRELQKAMHITGDHGPLHALCASLNHVALPISTNAGGCVDHALRELGAQVGDVYRQVDGALKDRRVTPNERKRIRREVAEAIAALNNVLQVL, encoded by the coding sequence ATGGCCAAAGCAGCGAGTGAAAGGGCGGAAGTCATGGTCGGAACGTTATCCGCAGGCCTCCAGGCAGCCAATGGCGATATGGGAGAGTCGGCCGCCACCATCACGCAGGATGTTCTTGACGCTGCGTATGACATGGGTCACAGCTTCCCGGGAGGTGTCCCTGCTTTGGCTCAGCGTATGGGCGTTAGCGCCAATACGCTGAACCACAAGCTCAACCCATCCAATGACACGCACCATCTCACGGTGCGCGAGTTGCAGAAGGCCATGCACATCACGGGCGACCACGGGCCGCTGCATGCGCTGTGTGCGTCGCTGAACCATGTTGCCCTCCCGATCTCGACCAACGCGGGCGGCTGCGTGGATCACGCCTTGCGCGAGCTGGGCGCTCAGGTCGGCGATGTCTACCGGCAGGTCGATGGCGCCCTCAAGGACCGCCGGGTGACGCCGAACGAGCGCAAGCGCATCCGCCGCGAGGTGGCGGAGGCCATCGCCGCGCTCAATAACGTGCTGCAGGTGCTGTGA
- a CDS encoding helix-turn-helix domain-containing protein produces the protein MSLADFADDRGRCWPAVDTLALRTCLHPRTVQRSLRWLEKVGLLRVEKNAMRANLYTLCPDAYEAAPEQQMQPPEVLPAAADCHPKKAAQRHPKAETQRHPTPGTQSHLPRHSATQTVIEPSEEEITPLPPSQGEPGVSESLPDAAHAAARPVKRDSARGPIALQTWLAECTAQGVQPIPPGDPVFRYCETVGIDRETLALHWFEFKRRRSDAGKRQRDWRRTFRNSVEGNWYRLWVLQGNGTCKLTTQGLQAQANRRALEDQADQEGGHAAA, from the coding sequence ATGTCGTTGGCCGACTTCGCCGACGACCGCGGCCGCTGCTGGCCGGCCGTCGATACCTTGGCGCTGCGAACCTGCCTGCATCCGCGCACCGTGCAGCGTTCCCTGCGCTGGCTTGAGAAGGTGGGCCTGCTGCGCGTCGAGAAGAACGCCATGCGGGCGAACCTCTACACGCTGTGCCCGGACGCCTATGAGGCTGCCCCTGAGCAACAGATGCAGCCCCCTGAGGTGCTGCCCGCAGCGGCCGACTGCCACCCTAAGAAGGCGGCACAGCGCCACCCCAAAGCGGAGACACAGCGCCACCCCACCCCTGGCACACAGTCGCATTTGCCCCGGCACAGTGCCACCCAAACCGTCATTGAACCGTCAGAAGAAGAAATTACCCCCTTACCCCCTTCGCAGGGGGAGCCGGGAGTTTCCGAAAGCCTGCCCGATGCAGCGCATGCCGCCGCTCGTCCCGTCAAGCGCGATTCGGCTCGCGGCCCCATCGCTCTGCAGACCTGGCTGGCCGAGTGCACAGCCCAAGGCGTGCAGCCGATACCGCCCGGTGATCCGGTCTTCCGCTACTGCGAAACGGTGGGCATCGACCGCGAGACGCTGGCACTGCACTGGTTCGAGTTCAAGCGCCGCCGCAGCGATGCCGGCAAGCGGCAGCGCGACTGGCGCCGGACCTTCCGCAACTCGGTGGAGGGCAACTGGTATCGGCTGTGGGTGCTGCAGGGCAATGGCACCTGCAAGCTGACGACCCAGGGCCTGCAGGCGCAGGCCAACAGGCGTGCCCTGGAGGACCAGGCGGACCAGGAGGGCGGCCATGCTGCAGCATGA
- a CDS encoding replicative DNA helicase, producing MLQHEGFLPPQSRQAEESVLGALLIDNSAFDQVGDLLQPEHFYDPAYRAIYRSVASLIRQRQVADTITVMEAGQHDLPTLNELAHAVPSAAHIRGYAQIVFDRWQERELMRLGSAMVEEAVRPGKAPAEKIDAAMSQLTGLGEKRGHVVESVSLDHATVAFLDWMQAEAEGRTTVMSTGLANLDRILSGGLRAGELMVLGGRPKMGKTALTLTLARGMAAQHGVLLLSQEMPVIELMLRHTASLGCVDLNALRRPKELDSEGWSRMSEAVERMRDLRMILDDQRALTLLDVRRKVMAAKRRGPLGVVIIDYLQLMAGDGDNRNQELDRISNGLKAMAGEFGVAVIVLSQCSREADKRHGPPVMTDLRDSGAIEAAADIIALLYREHAHPLGVKTDENRQHAQLEIVQRNGAPGTINLKWTGEFQLFEDWEGPAPRAGKKRGGREEEGLR from the coding sequence ATGCTGCAGCATGAAGGCTTTCTGCCGCCACAGAGCCGGCAGGCCGAGGAGTCGGTGCTGGGCGCCTTGCTCATCGACAACAGCGCGTTTGACCAGGTGGGCGACCTGCTGCAGCCGGAGCACTTCTACGACCCGGCCTATCGAGCGATCTACCGCAGCGTCGCATCGCTCATTCGGCAGCGGCAGGTGGCCGACACCATCACGGTGATGGAAGCTGGCCAGCACGACCTGCCGACACTCAATGAGCTGGCCCACGCCGTGCCGAGCGCCGCGCACATCCGTGGCTATGCGCAGATCGTGTTTGACCGCTGGCAGGAGCGCGAGCTGATGCGCCTGGGAAGTGCGATGGTGGAAGAAGCGGTGCGCCCCGGCAAAGCGCCGGCCGAGAAGATCGACGCTGCGATGTCACAGCTCACGGGCCTGGGCGAGAAGCGCGGCCACGTGGTCGAGTCGGTATCGCTGGACCATGCAACCGTCGCCTTCCTGGACTGGATGCAGGCCGAGGCTGAGGGGCGCACCACCGTGATGTCCACCGGGCTGGCCAACCTGGACCGAATCCTGTCGGGTGGTCTGCGTGCGGGTGAGCTGATGGTGCTGGGCGGCCGGCCGAAGATGGGCAAGACCGCTTTGACCCTGACCCTGGCCCGAGGCATGGCAGCGCAACACGGCGTGCTGCTGCTCAGCCAGGAGATGCCCGTGATCGAGCTGATGTTGCGGCATACCGCCTCATTAGGCTGCGTCGATCTGAACGCGCTGCGTCGGCCGAAAGAGCTGGACAGCGAGGGCTGGAGCCGCATGTCCGAGGCGGTGGAGCGCATGCGCGACCTGCGCATGATTCTGGACGACCAACGTGCCCTCACGCTGTTGGATGTGCGACGCAAGGTGATGGCTGCGAAGCGGCGCGGGCCGCTGGGCGTTGTCATCATCGACTACTTGCAGTTGATGGCCGGCGATGGCGACAACCGCAACCAGGAGCTGGATCGCATTTCCAACGGACTGAAGGCCATGGCCGGCGAGTTCGGCGTAGCGGTGATCGTGCTGTCTCAGTGCAGCCGAGAGGCCGACAAGCGACACGGCCCGCCGGTGATGACCGACCTGCGTGACTCGGGCGCGATTGAGGCTGCAGCCGACATCATCGCGCTGCTGTACCGGGAGCATGCCCACCCACTGGGCGTGAAGACGGATGAGAACAGGCAGCACGCACAGTTGGAGATCGTGCAGCGCAACGGCGCGCCGGGGACGATCAATCTGAAGTGGACCGGGGAGTTCCAGCTGTTCGAGGACTGGGAAGGACCGGCGCCGCGGGCTGGGAAGAAGCGCGGCGGACGTGAAGAGGAGGGGCTACGCTGA
- a CDS encoding HNH endonuclease yields the protein MPKAAPKPCRHLGCTQLVTDGTSRCAAHKVVPGSFADRNRGNRHQRGYGTAWDKLRAQVLKRDAGICQPCLAEGIVHSGTDVDHIVPKAEGGTDALSNLRCICRARHQAKTGRDAARGRARR from the coding sequence ATGCCCAAAGCCGCCCCCAAGCCCTGCCGTCATCTTGGCTGCACTCAGCTGGTGACCGATGGCACGAGCCGTTGCGCCGCACACAAGGTGGTGCCCGGCTCCTTCGCCGACCGCAACCGCGGCAACCGGCATCAGCGGGGCTACGGCACTGCCTGGGACAAGCTCAGGGCGCAGGTGCTCAAGCGCGACGCTGGCATCTGCCAGCCCTGCCTGGCCGAGGGCATCGTGCACTCCGGCACCGACGTGGACCACATCGTGCCGAAGGCCGAGGGCGGCACGGATGCGCTGAGCAACCTGCGGTGCATCTGCCGGGCGCGCCACCAAGCCAAGACCGGCCGGGACGCGGCGCGCGGGCGGGCCCGGCGCTGA
- a CDS encoding P27 family phage terminase small subunit: MNDSVKPIAALGGLAPTAQAVAGEVRSPTPPPGLNFNSRELEVFEYICTALREAGIEHLTAGMPIAMIVHTYCQWLDREAECETKGRTQTSANGWVSPTPWAEDARRLKQELGQWLPKACLTIPSLTRVRKESGAQAGQDDLFGDLVNHGTSSPRSGWPN, from the coding sequence ATGAACGATTCTGTGAAGCCGATTGCGGCGCTCGGCGGCCTTGCGCCGACCGCGCAGGCCGTGGCGGGCGAGGTCCGTTCGCCGACGCCGCCGCCAGGTCTGAACTTCAACTCGCGCGAGTTGGAGGTGTTCGAGTACATCTGCACCGCCCTGCGGGAAGCGGGCATCGAGCACCTGACGGCCGGCATGCCGATAGCAATGATCGTGCACACCTACTGCCAGTGGCTGGACCGCGAGGCGGAGTGCGAAACCAAGGGCCGCACGCAGACCTCGGCCAACGGGTGGGTGTCCCCCACGCCGTGGGCGGAAGACGCACGGCGACTCAAACAAGAACTAGGGCAATGGCTCCCCAAAGCATGCTTGACGATTCCATCGCTCACGCGAGTGCGCAAGGAGTCCGGGGCCCAGGCCGGCCAGGACGACCTCTTCGGCGATCTCGTAAACCACGGCACCAGCTCACCCCGAAGCGGCTGGCCGAACTGA
- a CDS encoding terminase large subunit, with translation MLRGDITVGRYVYLAVQRHYQDLRDGAARGLVFSPPHAWHVIQFIEKFFVHIKGSLAGQPIQLDPWQQFWTAVLYGWRREADGGRRFSRGYEEVARKNGKSTWKGPQGAYLFMMDGEVGAEVYAVATTREQAMTVFKPAFDNIKRWTRRSPGMARSLDIFSGLNQEKVVMDTSVFRPLPANADNLDGLNPSAILFDELHAQKTRDVWDVMESALGARFHPLLSAITTAGFILDGICTEVRRYLISVLEGKRQDDAFFGYIYTLDDGDDPFDERNWIKANPGLGRSKTLSYMRDMARKAAALPSARANFLTKDLNRWVNSAEGWFDIEVWDKGGKRFDPALLRGRRCFGGLDLASTRDLTAFVLVFPPDEADGEWYVLAWFWCPEVKVQTQEKDDAAPYRTWQEKGWLTATPGDVTDYTPVKETVLQAMKDYDLVQLGFDRWNAQQLANDLMEQDVPLVEVPQNTGGMYPGAKRLEELVYSKRLRHGGHPVLRWCAGNVALLYDSNGNFRPDKKRSNDTGRIDGIVATVMALSRAVSTDLAPSIDDFINNPVVG, from the coding sequence GTGCTGCGGGGTGACATCACGGTGGGGCGGTATGTCTACCTGGCCGTGCAGCGGCACTACCAGGACCTGCGCGACGGGGCGGCCCGCGGCCTGGTGTTCAGCCCGCCGCATGCCTGGCACGTGATCCAGTTCATTGAGAAGTTCTTCGTGCACATCAAGGGCTCGCTCGCAGGCCAGCCCATCCAGCTCGACCCGTGGCAGCAGTTCTGGACGGCGGTGCTGTACGGTTGGCGCCGCGAGGCGGACGGCGGCCGGCGCTTCTCGCGGGGCTATGAAGAGGTCGCGCGCAAGAACGGCAAGAGCACCTGGAAGGGGCCGCAAGGCGCCTACCTCTTCATGATGGACGGTGAGGTCGGCGCTGAGGTGTACGCGGTGGCCACCACGCGCGAACAGGCCATGACGGTGTTCAAGCCGGCGTTTGACAACATCAAGCGGTGGACCAGGCGCTCGCCCGGCATGGCGCGATCGCTCGACATCTTCAGCGGCCTGAACCAAGAGAAGGTGGTGATGGACACGTCGGTGTTCCGGCCGCTGCCGGCCAACGCCGACAACCTCGACGGCCTGAACCCCTCGGCCATCCTGTTCGATGAGCTGCACGCGCAGAAGACGCGCGACGTGTGGGATGTCATGGAGTCGGCGCTGGGCGCGCGCTTCCATCCGCTGCTCTCGGCCATCACGACCGCCGGGTTCATCCTGGACGGGATCTGCACCGAGGTGCGGCGCTACCTCATCAGCGTGCTGGAGGGCAAGCGGCAGGACGATGCCTTCTTTGGCTACATCTACACGCTGGACGATGGGGATGATCCCTTTGACGAGCGCAACTGGATCAAGGCCAACCCGGGACTCGGCCGGTCCAAGACGCTGAGCTACATGCGCGACATGGCGCGCAAGGCGGCGGCGCTGCCGAGCGCGCGGGCGAATTTTCTGACGAAGGACCTCAACCGCTGGGTGAACAGCGCAGAGGGCTGGTTCGACATCGAGGTGTGGGACAAGGGCGGCAAGCGCTTTGACCCGGCGCTGCTGCGCGGCCGACGCTGCTTCGGCGGCCTGGACCTTGCATCCACGCGCGACCTGACGGCCTTTGTGCTGGTCTTCCCGCCCGATGAAGCTGACGGCGAGTGGTACGTGCTGGCCTGGTTCTGGTGCCCTGAGGTCAAGGTGCAGACGCAGGAGAAGGACGACGCGGCGCCCTACCGCACGTGGCAAGAGAAGGGCTGGCTGACCGCAACGCCGGGGGACGTCACCGATTACACCCCGGTGAAGGAAACGGTGCTGCAGGCCATGAAGGACTACGACCTGGTGCAGCTGGGCTTTGACCGCTGGAACGCCCAGCAGCTGGCCAACGACCTGATGGAGCAGGACGTGCCGCTGGTGGAAGTGCCGCAGAACACCGGCGGCATGTACCCCGGCGCCAAGCGGCTGGAAGAGCTGGTCTACAGCAAGCGCCTGCGGCACGGCGGGCACCCGGTGCTGCGCTGGTGCGCCGGCAACGTCGCTCTGCTGTACGACAGCAATGGCAACTTCCGGCCGGACAAGAAGCGCTCCAACGACACCGGGCGCATCGACGGCATTGTGGCAACGGTGATGGCCTTAAGCCGGGCGGTCTCGACCGACCTCGCGCCTTCCATTGACGACTTCATCAACAACCCGGTGGTGGGATGA
- a CDS encoding phage portal protein yields the protein MNRYLSSVLGWFGWAGGALGERRGDQVPLPAAALVDGVRSIGIDQALQLSTVWACVDRRAKIIASLPFFVYETDARGQRTLARGSRLYQLLHDSPNARMTPYQFWTAMMLNHDLKGNAYARIDRAPDGEAVSLWPMPADQVKPHVFEDGSLVYLYRVGNDVAALAEENVLHLKDLGNGTVGLSRLDYMRATTSEAARAQEQAQRVFGDGGKPTGVLMLDSVLKDSQRKVLLERFAEMSLGNAARLYLLEANMKYQQLSMSPADQQLLESRRFSVEEICRWFDVPPVLIHHSNVTTWGSGVEQLVDGFYKLTVRPILVSIEQAVRKRVQTSEQRVRLTAEINFDALLRGSAKDRMAIYATAVQNGLKTRNECRQLENDPPILGGDQLTAQSNLVPLHLLGTVKPTPEAPNAATQNTVAQ from the coding sequence ATGAACCGATACCTTTCCTCTGTGCTCGGCTGGTTCGGCTGGGCAGGCGGCGCCCTGGGCGAACGCCGTGGCGACCAGGTGCCGCTGCCCGCGGCGGCCCTGGTCGATGGTGTGCGCAGCATCGGCATCGACCAGGCGCTGCAGCTGAGCACCGTCTGGGCCTGCGTGGACCGGCGCGCGAAGATCATCGCGTCGCTGCCGTTTTTTGTGTACGAGACCGACGCCCGCGGCCAGCGGACGCTGGCGCGTGGCAGCCGTCTCTACCAGCTGCTGCACGACTCGCCGAACGCGCGCATGACGCCCTACCAGTTCTGGACGGCGATGATGCTCAACCACGACCTGAAGGGCAACGCCTACGCACGCATTGACCGCGCCCCGGACGGCGAGGCGGTGAGCCTGTGGCCGATGCCGGCCGACCAGGTGAAGCCGCATGTGTTCGAGGATGGCTCGCTGGTGTACCTCTACCGCGTCGGCAATGACGTGGCGGCGCTGGCCGAAGAGAACGTGCTCCACCTCAAGGACCTGGGCAACGGCACCGTCGGGCTGTCCCGCCTCGACTACATGCGAGCCACCACCAGCGAAGCCGCTCGGGCCCAGGAGCAGGCCCAGCGCGTGTTTGGTGACGGCGGCAAGCCCACCGGCGTGCTGATGCTCGACAGCGTGCTGAAGGACTCCCAGCGCAAGGTCTTGCTGGAGCGCTTCGCCGAGATGTCCCTGGGCAACGCCGCCCGGCTGTACCTGCTGGAGGCCAATATGAAGTACCAGCAGCTGAGCATGAGCCCGGCGGATCAGCAGCTGCTGGAGTCGCGCCGCTTCAGCGTCGAGGAAATCTGCCGTTGGTTCGACGTGCCGCCCGTGCTCATCCACCACTCTAACGTCACCACCTGGGGCAGCGGCGTTGAGCAGCTGGTGGACGGCTTCTACAAGCTGACCGTGCGGCCGATCCTGGTCAGCATCGAGCAGGCAGTGCGCAAGCGCGTCCAGACGTCTGAACAACGGGTGCGCCTGACCGCTGAGATCAACTTCGATGCGCTGCTGCGCGGCTCAGCCAAGGACCGCATGGCCATCTACGCCACGGCCGTGCAGAACGGCCTGAAGACCCGCAACGAATGCCGCCAGCTGGAGAACGACCCGCCCATCCTCGGCGGCGACCAGCTCACGGCGCAGTCCAACTTGGTGCCCCTGCATCTGCTGGGCACTGTCAAGCCCACTCCGGAGGCACCCAATGCTGCTACGCAAAACACTGTCGCTCAATGA
- a CDS encoding HK97 family phage prohead protease, whose amino-acid sequence MLLRKTLSLNEVQLKAEGEGGTFSGYASVFGGVDSYGDTILKGAFASTLRQHGLPKMFFNHEWTMPVGKFLVAKEDDHGLYVEGELTPGMGLAEDVRAALRHGTLDGLSIGGYVKQGDYDTTETGRVIRKWSRLIEVSPVAFPADSSARIDLASVKSDALATAIEEIDSLRELELFLRDAGGFSKDTAAALLTRARKVLAGDTQPASDLDEKSLQALAARITRLGIARH is encoded by the coding sequence ATGCTGCTACGCAAAACACTGTCGCTCAATGAGGTTCAGCTCAAGGCCGAAGGGGAGGGCGGCACCTTCTCCGGCTACGCGTCTGTCTTCGGCGGGGTGGACAGCTACGGCGACACCATTCTCAAAGGCGCCTTTGCGTCCACGCTGCGCCAGCACGGCCTGCCCAAGATGTTCTTCAACCACGAGTGGACGATGCCGGTGGGCAAGTTCCTGGTGGCCAAGGAAGACGATCACGGGCTGTATGTCGAAGGGGAGTTGACCCCCGGCATGGGCCTGGCCGAGGACGTGCGCGCAGCACTGCGTCACGGCACCCTGGACGGCCTGAGCATCGGCGGCTACGTCAAGCAGGGGGACTACGACACCACCGAGACCGGCCGCGTGATCCGCAAATGGTCGCGGCTCATCGAGGTCAGCCCGGTGGCCTTCCCGGCCGACAGCTCGGCGCGCATCGACCTGGCCAGCGTCAAGAGCGACGCGCTGGCGACGGCGATTGAGGAGATCGACAGCCTGCGCGAGCTGGAGCTGTTCTTGCGCGATGCCGGCGGCTTCAGCAAGGACACCGCCGCCGCGCTGCTGACACGAGCCCGCAAGGTGCTGGCCGGCGACACCCAGCCCGCGAGCGACCTGGACGAAAAGAGCCTGCAGGCGCTGGCCGCCCGCATCACCCGGCTGGGCATCGCCCGCCACTGA
- a CDS encoding phage major capsid protein: MTIEALMKSLDNIEAELKTMDTKAAGELATLGKVTADTKTALEQLGTEQRTLADRLTQLEQKGVLRAEGEKPADTWGAQFCKSEQYKAFAGGQVQKMRVEVKNTVTNTVANTAPERRPGIVSGAFRQLTLEARLVSVPTSSNAVEFVRESVFTNAAAETAEGAPKPESGLTTTLENVPVATVAHWLKISRQLAADNAALVAYINLRMRYGVDLRVENQILAGNGTSPNMHGFLKVGNHTAHGYTAAQLQTLGLANNGFDLIGLMIGDTQAGDFPADTILLNPTDWWKLRLTKDGQGRYLLGDPGMDAPPVLFNRPVEISSAVPVGNVAVAALAAAGTFHDREAVTIDMSESDGDNFTKNLVTIRAERRCMLAVERPLAFRYGPLKPAAA, from the coding sequence ATGACGATCGAAGCGCTGATGAAGAGCCTGGACAACATCGAGGCCGAGCTCAAGACGATGGACACCAAGGCGGCCGGCGAGCTGGCCACCCTGGGCAAGGTGACGGCCGACACCAAAACGGCCCTGGAGCAGCTGGGCACCGAGCAGCGCACGCTGGCGGATCGCCTGACGCAGCTGGAGCAGAAGGGCGTGCTGCGCGCCGAGGGCGAGAAACCGGCAGACACCTGGGGCGCGCAGTTCTGCAAGAGCGAGCAGTACAAGGCGTTTGCCGGTGGCCAGGTGCAGAAGATGCGGGTCGAGGTGAAGAACACGGTCACCAACACGGTGGCCAACACCGCGCCCGAGCGCCGCCCCGGCATCGTCAGCGGGGCCTTCCGCCAGCTGACGCTGGAGGCGCGCCTGGTGTCGGTGCCGACCAGCTCGAATGCAGTCGAGTTCGTGCGGGAAAGCGTCTTCACCAATGCCGCTGCCGAAACCGCCGAAGGCGCGCCCAAGCCGGAAAGCGGCCTTACCACCACGCTGGAGAACGTGCCGGTCGCCACCGTCGCGCATTGGCTGAAGATCAGCCGCCAGCTCGCGGCCGACAACGCCGCCCTGGTCGCCTACATCAACCTGCGCATGCGCTACGGCGTGGACCTGCGGGTGGAAAACCAGATCCTCGCGGGCAATGGCACCTCGCCGAACATGCACGGTTTCCTCAAGGTCGGCAACCACACGGCGCACGGCTACACCGCCGCGCAGCTGCAGACGCTCGGCCTGGCCAACAACGGGTTTGACCTCATCGGCCTGATGATCGGCGACACCCAGGCCGGCGACTTCCCGGCCGACACCATCCTGTTGAACCCAACCGACTGGTGGAAGCTGAGGCTGACCAAGGACGGGCAGGGCCGCTACCTGCTGGGCGACCCGGGTATGGACGCACCGCCGGTGCTGTTCAACCGCCCGGTGGAGATCTCCAGCGCCGTGCCGGTGGGCAATGTCGCGGTCGCGGCGCTGGCGGCGGCCGGCACCTTCCATGACCGCGAGGCCGTCACCATCGACATGTCGGAGAGCGACGGCGACAACTTCACGAAGAACCTGGTGACGATCCGCGCGGAGCGGCGCTGCATGCTGGCCGTCGAGCGCCCGCTGGCGTTCCGCTATGGCCCGCTGAAGCCGGCCGCTGCCTGA
- a CDS encoding head-tail connector protein yields the protein MPITTLEKVKVSARIDGDELDGQIRDVLIPAAQAAIEHHCGVAPGTFDRPPDAGAELCAIAICTHLHDNPTAGRDDLARFLNSHLLDQARTWT from the coding sequence ATGCCCATCACCACGCTGGAGAAGGTCAAGGTCAGTGCCCGCATCGACGGCGATGAGCTGGACGGCCAAATCCGTGACGTGCTGATTCCCGCGGCACAGGCCGCCATCGAGCACCATTGCGGCGTGGCGCCCGGCACCTTCGACCGCCCGCCCGATGCCGGCGCCGAGCTGTGCGCCATTGCCATCTGCACGCACCTGCACGACAACCCGACCGCCGGCCGCGACGACCTCGCGCGGTTCCTCAACTCCCACCTGTTGGACCAGGCGCGGACCTGGACCTGA
- a CDS encoding phage head closure protein has product MQAGELNQRIALQQLASVKDAYGQEQGVWIKAATVWAKAEPLSGREFFAAAQAQSEVTVRFTIRYRPGLQSSMRVLWRGQPHEVASVIELQGGREWLQLMCLQGVRDGRLE; this is encoded by the coding sequence ATGCAAGCAGGCGAACTGAACCAACGCATTGCCCTGCAGCAGCTGGCCAGCGTGAAAGACGCCTACGGCCAGGAGCAAGGCGTGTGGATCAAGGCGGCCACGGTGTGGGCCAAGGCCGAGCCGCTGAGCGGGCGGGAGTTCTTCGCCGCCGCCCAGGCGCAAAGCGAGGTCACCGTGCGCTTCACCATCCGCTACCGGCCTGGCTTGCAGTCCAGCATGCGGGTGCTGTGGCGCGGCCAGCCGCATGAGGTCGCGTCGGTGATCGAGCTGCAGGGCGGCCGCGAGTGGCTGCAGCTCATGTGCCTGCAGGGCGTGCGCGATGGGAGGCTGGAATGA